TTCTTTGTTTCCTTCAGCATCTACTCCACCAATCTTGATCTTTTTCCTCATGTCTGCAATTTCACATTCTCTGTCTGTTTCAACATCCATATGTTTCCTCTTATCTTCATACCACCCCTGTTCCACCACTTTTTCAAGTTCCAAGGTGACTCTGTATATCATGAGGTCTTTGTCAGTTACTTCagtatgtgtaggaattttttcaAAATCTCTCACTCCCACCCTGGCTCTGATTTTTTCCAGCAAAATTGTTGTCATATCTATCTCCAGGACTGGGCCAACAGTGGCAGCTACTTCACAAGCCCCAAAAAAATGTCTGAAACACTCAGGCATTTTGCCAATTTTCACCCACACAGTGTGCAACTTTCCTATGGCTTGTGTATCATAGGTCCAACTATCCACATTTATGACAGCCTTTGTCCCCAGCAAGTTAAAGTTTCCAAACTTGTGTaattcagtcagtctgctcttgttGGGGAACCTCATGAGATAAGCCATGTCTCCATGTTTTTTGCATCTCCATTGCCAGTCCCATTTGAACATGTAGTTAAACCCCTCCAAGAATTGTGTCTCATTGATCTCCCCAGAGGCAATAGTGACAATTCACATCGGGTTAATCGTCTCACTACTCACCACCTCCTTGGAATTTTGAACCAAGAGCACTCCCAAACCTCTGTCTGCATATCCAACATATTTAGGCAGGGGCTTAATCTGTTTCATCCAGTTGCAATCTTCAGTGATGTGAGAATTTTTTCCACAGATGATACAGTTAGGAAGCTTGCAATCTCTAGTTTGATGTCTGAAATCTTTGCACTTGTTACAGGGAATTCTGAAGTTGTTCCCACTTTTTCCTAAATCAGGGCCTTCTCTCTGTGGAAatctgcttcccccccccccccaagcgcttTGGTTTTGCCTGGATCCAGAACCATTATCCATATCTCCTCCGTAGCTAACCTTTCTGCTTTGTATCCCTTTCTCTCTCTCACCCTCAATCATCTTCCCCTCCTCTCGCTGCTTGTCAGCTCCAGTTACCATGCCAACCCCCTGCTGTGCCATCAGGGCAAGGAGAACCCCAAACCACTGTTGCTGTTGAAGAAATTCAGGAGGGGGAATGACACCCCAGCCTAGCttgctctctcttcttcctctcgcccgtTTCCCATCGCCGGGGCTCGATGCATGCGCTCGTCCTCACCGGCGACGTACTTCCGCTGGCTACAGCGCCGCCCCCGCGATTAGAGGCATGCATGCATATTCCCATGGcctgcatgtagagtaatttgatGGGAGAAACAAATACTCGTAATAAAGAAGAAAGACGTGCATCTGCATGCAGCAAATTAAGATGCAGTGCGCATATAGCTCGATGGCATGCATTATTGGGCTGGCCACGCATGCATGGCTTGTCTGTTTTCCTTAATGGAGAAGCAAACTGTTTAAGTTAATCAAGACACTAGAATTAAAGCTAGCATGGGCATTGCATGCATGCAAAATCTGGCAAAGcatgcctttttatttatttttttacacCCACTTCTTCGTATGGGTCCAGGTACTATTTAACTATAACTACATCTTTTGCATGCATCACATGCATGCACGCGACGTACATTTTTGCACGTGAACATGCCTGCATGCCGCATACGTGTACTTTTTTTTTCAAACAATGCATGAAATTTTAAACCCaccaccattcaaaatatgtaatgaaaGAAAATCAGTCGAGATGCCATCAACAGAGCTGCTTCCTTTCTTCAACTCGTCTTTAAGATTCCCTTTTACCTTACCCTTTTCTCACCTTATCTTCATATAAGAAACTTTGAAAGGCACTTTTTTTTTGGCAAAGCATTTGTATAAATCTTTAAGCTGCTACTTTTTTAACAATTGCTTGCTACCTTTCGAGAACAAAATGTGCTCGCTACAAGTTTGAATTAGTATAATCATAGCACTACAAACTATTGTGCACATGCTAATGTCTGTATAACCAGTCTAGGTAGAAAAAGTGGTCAAACTTTCGCAACACAGATTGTAAGACGCATGTCGAAGAAAACAAAAGAGTGATTAAAGCTGATTTTGGTGGGTTCAACAGTTTTGAAGCACCCAATCACAGATCAGAATCACACTGTAGAACATACTTTTCACGAAAGAAAAGGGTTTATAACAGCCACGTGAGGTCCATTTAACAATGCTGACTTGGCAAAAAGAGACACGTACGCGGGCGCTCTGCTTGTCTTCGACACCCAAGCCTAGCCCcatctctcttcttcctctcgcccgaTATGATTCCCATCGTCGGGGCTAGATGTGCTCGTCTTCGCCGCCGAGAGTGCAGCCGGAGGCGAACTTCCACTGGCTGCATGCACATTCCCACGGCCATAAAGAGGAAAAAAAGAAGCGGGCATCTGCATGCAGTGCGCGTACGCTGCTTAGCCTCCCTTTAGACTTTGTGAAAAGCAGTTACATGGAGGCATGGAGCAGTTCATTACTTAGTCGTGGCTGGCAACAAATTCTTTAGTAAATACAGTACTatatattttcttttgatttcgAAACAAAACAATATAAAATAAGACGTGCCGCCGGCCGGGTTACTTACCGGCGAAGAAACAATAATCTTCTTGCTTATATCTGTTCACATATATGTAAAATACAGTATGTTTGTTCATGCATGCGCATGTGCATCCATCTATCTTAGCTCGATTAATTTGTTTTTCTTGTCGACGTAAAGCAGCTATATACAGCTCGACGGCATTATTGGCCCTTGCTTATCTGTTTTCCTTAATGGATAAGCAACGCAActtgagggctcctttgattcaaatgaattctatagaattttttctacgctggtcctttgattcataggattggatttcATAGGATAGTTTCCTATGTAACCTTTTGTACTATATTTCGTAGGAAATCTAACATCTACTTCAACcttttttttacattttctttaTTTTTGGATATGCCACTCCAATCTTATACTTTTTCTGTTATTGTATTTGcagaatcctatgaatcaaagaggcctaaGACCCTTTTTTAACAAGAAGAACAACTTATGTCAATTGAGATAGATGCTCGCAAAAAAGGTTAATTAAGATATTGGATAGCTAGTGTAGAAGTGCacgctctagccaatgcaaccaaaagaccgatctgatggaagagactaggcagcacattatacgtcaacactccccctcacgtgtgtctccctcaggcctaaacgtggaccgaaagtgggctgcaatttaattgcgccagccgggtccTGAACTCGagacctcttggctccgataccatgtagaagtgcatgctctagccaatgtaAAGAAAAGATTAATCTAATGAAaaagactaggcagcacattataccgTCAACAGCTAGCATGGGCATGCATGCAAGAACTGACAAAGCAAAGCAAGCATAGGAATGGGTACATGTATTGTCATATCGCTTGCATGCCATGCATGCGACGTACAGTACATTTCTGCATGTTCATCCTTCTGTGTGTGAACGTGCAGCTGGCTAATGAAAAGTTGACCCAAGAAATGTCAGATCATGAAGATTCAACCCACCACCAAATTAACATCGACTATACATAATGAAAAGCAGTCGAGATGCCCTTCTTTCTTTCTTCAAGTCATCTTTAAGATTCCCTTTTAGCTTACTCTTTTATCTCCCTTTTTTTTCTCTCCTTATCTTCATATAAGAAATTGGAAAGGCACTTCATCAAAGATGTGCCTTTGTGGAGTACCATCGGGTCTGGGTGAAAGGCACTGGGTGATATTTTCTTATTGTTTTTGCAAAGCATCTGTATTAATCTTTTACATGTTCATTTAACAATTGCTTGCTACCTTTCGCAAACGCAAAAAAACTCCTTGCTATAACTTTGAATTATTGTAAtcatagcactacaaaaaagaaACCTATTGTGCACATACGATTGTGTAAGTAGAACAAGTGGTCAATCTTTAGCAACATAGTAGATTTTACGGCGCATGTCAGAGAAAAAAAGTGGGTAAGGCTCAGTTTTGTGCGTGTCGGATTAATCGAGTTGTGCTCAATATATATTAAAATCTAAAGTGGAAAAATGATAGCAGCAGAGAAAATTGGTTAAATAGGTGACAATATATGCAATATGTTGGTGTTCCGCAATACTTGGCCACTAAACCAGTGTTGAAGCCTCATTTCGCAATGAGCCCGGCCGCTATATCAACGTCCTGTCCAAACCCAACCGTAGAGTAAGCACATGTTCATAAAAGGCCTTGGATTCTTTGTCCTAAAACATTACATAGCCATTCTTCTTGGTTCTTCGTGGTTTGGCTCTTCTTCTACGATTGATAGATACACATGTAGTATGAGACTAAACCCAACAAATTTTGTCCTTGCATGTCGGTTTGTCCCTAAACTATGATCATTTATTAAACTACGATCGAAAGTTCTTGGCACCTGTGcgcaattttctggatttatttcaggcctaCCAGTGACGTGCGTTCTGTGGGAGTAGACATTCCCGTCGACTACGAAGGCATTTGTgatgacttcatcaatctcaagatgatgtgccggctTAGTCTTCAAGAGCTGCTCGTAGGGATAGCGTGTAcgtgcgtgcgttcataggggtgagtgtgtgTGCCTATGTATGAGTGTCtacgtctatactgtgttaaaaaaaagttTCCGGAAAAAATGCAGCCTGTTAAACTAGCAAGGTCGAAGCAACATGGAGCCTTGATCATAATATAAAGTTAGTAGATGCCTGAATCTGTGGCCTTTGCCCGTAAGATCGAGTCCACATTCAGTAAGACAACTGTCTGGTTGGTTGGTCACTTGAGGAGATGGTGTGCATGGGATCAGTTCATATACACTTTATTAGACCGACAAAAACCAGACGCAGCATGTGCTAACTACTCTAGCAGCTAGGGCATGCATAGCAATAGCATACCTGCAGGCTATATATACATGCAGCTCGCTAGCTAAGCTTGTCAACATCGATCGAGAAAGCAAACCATCGCCCATTCAGCGTATCAATCCATCGACATGGTGCCCAACGGTAACAATGACAACAACAACGCCGCCAAGGACTACCGTGACCCTCCCCCGGCGCCGCTCATCAACGCCGGCGAGCTGGGCAAATGGTCGCTCTGGCGCGCCGTCATTGCCGAGTTCACCGCCACGCTCCTCTTCGTCTACGTGACCGTGGCCACAGTCATCGGCCACAAGCGCCAGACCGACGCCACCGTCGGCTGCGGCGGCGCGGGAATCCTCGGCATCGCCTGGGCCTTCGGCGGCATGATCTTCGTCCTCGTCTACTGCACCGCCGGCGTCTCCGGCGGCCACATCAACCCCGCCGTCACcttcggcctcctcctcgcccgcaAGGTCTCCCTGGTCCGCGCGCTGCTCTACATGGTCGCCCAGTGCCTCGGCGCCATGTGCGGCGCCGGCCTCGTCAAGGCCGTGCACGGCGCCCAGTACGCGCGCCACGGCGGCGGCGCCAACGAGCTCGCGCCCGGATACTCCAAGGGCGCCGGGCTCGCCGCGGAGATCATCGGCACCTTCGTGCTCGTCTACACCGTGTTCGCCGCCACCGACCCGAAGCGCAAGGCGAGGGACTCCCACGTGCCCGTGCTGGCGCCGCTGCCCATCGGGTTCGCCGTGCTCATCGTGCACCTGGCCACCATCCCCATCACCGGCACCGGCATCAACCCGGCAAGGAGCCTCGGCCCCGCCGTGGTGTACAACAACAAGAAGGCGTGGGACGACCAGTGGATCTTCTGGGTGGGGCCCTTCATCGGCGCCGCCATCGCCATGGTGTACCACCAGTACATCATCAGGGGCGGGGCTGGCAAGGCCTTCGCCTCCTTCCGCCACAACTACATCGCTACCGCCTAATCAATTTGTTTCCACCATTCATCAGAGAGAGAATCTGCAAAATGTACATGCACGGCTTGCATTCACCGCCTCGTGTTTCTTAATTAAATCGTTCTGTAGTTTTGGTCATGCAAAcgagcatatatatatatgtacgtTTGGTGTTGTAAGTTTTTCTCTTTGCAGGGTTTAATTTGGTGTTGTAAGTTTATTCAGTAATTACATTACAAACATGTATGTTGTGCTGTGTGTTTCGGGTTTAGTTAATCATCTTCCTACTAAATGCACGAGAATTGGTCGTTAATTCACTGTCACTCATTCATCACCTTCTCTTGAGCACCATACAAACTTGTTTGAAATTTCTTGAAACTGATTCTTTTGTGTGAAAAAAACCGGATCTATTGTTGCCCATGGTTGCAGCTCCGTGGTTCGCGGGTCCTAGATCGGCTCACCGGTTGCAGCACCATGCTTACCGGTCACATATCTACGCTCGTCGTCATTGTCATGGGCGCTTGCAGCAGGGCGGTCGCCCCTCTGCAGCTCCAGCCGTCAACGGTTGCAATATTCCCCATGGTGAGGTAGGGTGCGTTGTGTCACGAGGATTGTAGCTCCCTGACTCGATGGTTGTAGCTCCCTCCGGTGGTGGTTGTAGCCCCTTCCATCGGTGGCCGCAACA
This window of the Triticum aestivum cultivar Chinese Spring chromosome 5D, IWGSC CS RefSeq v2.1, whole genome shotgun sequence genome carries:
- the LOC123126313 gene encoding aquaporin PIP2-2-like, whose product is MVPNGNNDNNNAAKDYRDPPPAPLINAGELGKWSLWRAVIAEFTATLLFVYVTVATVIGHKRQTDATVGCGGAGILGIAWAFGGMIFVLVYCTAGVSGGHINPAVTFGLLLARKVSLVRALLYMVAQCLGAMCGAGLVKAVHGAQYARHGGGANELAPGYSKGAGLAAEIIGTFVLVYTVFAATDPKRKARDSHVPVLAPLPIGFAVLIVHLATIPITGTGINPARSLGPAVVYNNKKAWDDQWIFWVGPFIGAAIAMVYHQYIIRGGAGKAFASFRHNYIATA